DNA from Micromonospora sp. M71_S20:
CTGTCGGTGAGGTTGCGATAGGTGATCCAGTAGCTGGCGACGATGCCGGCCGTGCAGCGTGTGCGGGTTGTTTCGCCGTTGCTGCGCTGGGCCTCGCTGATGGCGTCGGTCGAGCAGCCTCCGATGCCGAGCCAGGGGCTGGCGAAGTCGGCGATTTCGGGTGTCGGCAGGCGGGCGCGGTTGACGGCTGCCTGACGTTGGGAGAACAACGCCCCGGCGGGTGGGGTGGGTGCGGTTGCCGCCGGTGTGTGACGGGCCTGAGTCAGTACCCATGAGTGGAGCCCGAATCCGATGGTGGCGCCGGCTAGCAGAACCGCCAGAGCGAGTGCCGCAGTTCCTCGCGCCCACCGCCGGCGCCGGCCATGCCCAGGGGCGGAGGTATCGGAGCGTTGGCAGTCGGGGCGCGGTGGGTCCGCCGTTGTGCCCATGCCGTTGTCGGGTGGCGGCGACGCCGCGGGGCGTACGGGTGAGAGCGCAGGCACCCGGCCGGGCGCGGTTGCCGGGACGTCCTCGGTCGAGGATGGCCAGACTGCCCGGTCCGGGTGCGGCGTCGTCATCGGCTACTCCTTGCTGTCGCAGATGATGTGAGCGCGGCTCAACGGGTCTTGCGGCGACCGGCCATCAGCAAGCCCACACCGGCTACCAGGGCCACGCCTCCGGTGCCGACGAGCGGAGCGACACTGCCGCCCGTGACCGGCAGCGACGGTCCGGGGTCTGCGCGGGGAGCCTCCCGTCCACCGCCGCTCTGCGCGGTGCCCGCGCCTGGCTGAGGCCCTGTGTCCCCACCTCGGGACGGCTGGTTTGACGGCCGAGGGCTTGCCGAGGTCGGCTCCGGCGGGGGAGGGGAGTCGGGCGGTGGGGTGCTCGGATCGGGGCCTGGCGGAGGGGTCGGCTCCGGCGGGGGAGTGGTGGGATCCGGCGCGGGCGGCGGGTTCGTCGGATCGGGAGCTTCGGTGACTGTCGGCTCCGCCGCCGCAGAGGGCTTGGTCTCCTCCGGGGATCGCCGCGGCGTGGGTTCATCGGTGCCGACGGTCGTGGCTGCGGCAGCCGGTGGGGTCGCCTCGGCCCAGGCAGGTGACGCGAACAACGCCACGGCCGTCAGAGTAGAAGCAATGACCGCTGCGGCAGTCAGGTGTTCTCGCCCCCAGGACGCATAGGAATTCACGAACTCGTACCTCTCCATCTCGGAAATGTCATGCGGTGGGGCTCGTTTCGCTGCTGCCGCGACCGCTAATGCCGGTTGGACGCTAGCGCCTCCTGGACTTAAACACTAGTTCGCTCTTCGTCGGAAACTGCTAGAGAGGCGGCTGTTTCCGCAGCTCAACCTGTCTCTCGAAGGTTGTTGGCATCGCCTGATATGCGGCTAGCTTTAGTCGCATTCATGGACACCAACGTGGGTGTTGTGGTGGATTCGTTGCCGGTTGGACCCGGTCCTCGACAAGGGGGGAGGGACGTGGGTCTGTGGCTCGTCGTATTGCTGCGTCGGGTTGATGTTCTGCGCCCCCAGATTGGTATCGCCGACGAATGAGGATTCGAGTAACTCAACCCGCCGCGGATGTGAGGTGCCGCGGCCGACAACGGGCAACCGCCGCACTGGTGTCGGTCGGCACCACCGGGCGACACCGCGCGGCCCCGCCTCTTCACCGGGCTACAGGCAAGCTGCTCGTGCTTTTCAGTCTCACGGTGTTGGCCCTGATCGGCTGCGCACGGGTCGACGCCAAGCCCCGCTCCGCACCCGCACGCACGTCTGCCGCCTCCTCGCCGGGCACCGCCGGGCGGCGGCCAGCCGCAAGCTGCCTACCGACGCGTCGACGCGTGGTGCGCGGTACTGGACTCCCGGCCCGCCGGCGAAGTGATGGACCCGGCAAGAACGCGACCACCAGGCGCCAACGTCCCGCTCACGAAAGAACCACCCGTCACGAACAACGCGACCCTCGGCGCCGACGCCCATCGCAACGACGTGAGGGCCACCTACGACACCAACCTCTGCCTCGCCGTGTAGGCCCGCGGTCCTGCGTGGCAAGGCCGCTTCATACCGAGCCGATGCCACACGAGGCAGCCGTCGCCCTGGCCTCGCGGCACGCCTGACCCCTCGCACCGATCAGCGCACACCTCCCAGGCACCGCCACACCGCGACAGCGCCGAATCAATCAACGCGGAGGACCACATCGTGTCCACGACATCTCTGCCCGCCGTGCTGCCCGGTCCGGGCCGCACCGACTACGCCCGCTACATGCGCACCGACGAACTGCTGTCACTGCAACGCGGTCCCACCGAGCGGGCCCACCCCGACGAGCTGCTGTTCCAGGTCGTCCACCAGGCATCCGAGCTGTGGTTCAAGCTGATCCACGATGACCTGGCGCGGGCGCTCCAGCACATCGCCGCTGACCAGCCTGGCGCGGCCGACATCCTCATTCAGCGAGCGGCGTTGAGCCTGCGGCTGGTCACCGAGCAGCTGCACATTCTCAGGCACCTGCACCCGGCGCGGTTCGCCGCCTTCCGCAGCGCCTTGGGCAACGGCTCCGGCTTCGAATCCCCCGGTTGGAAGCATCTGCGCGACGCCACCACCGAACTCGACATCGCCTTCAGCCGGATGCTCGCCTCCCTCGACCTCACGCCGGTTGACCTTCACCGCGGCGAACCCTCCGACCCGCTGTACCGGCTCGCCGAGACGCTGGTGACCCTCGATGAGCAGATCGCGTTGTGGCGCACCGAGCACTACACCGTCGCCACCCGCATCATCGGCCACGGTGTACTCGGTACCCGTAACACTCCGGTCGACAGCCTGGCCCGCCTCATCTCACACCGCCGCTTCCCCACTTTGTGGGAGGCACGTAGCGAGCTGACCGAGTCCAGCCCGCGGGGCCGCCAGAGTCGGCAGGGCCCGCGATGAACGCCGCCACCGCACCCCTGCCAGCAGCGGTCCGCGGCCGGTTTCCGAGCCTGGAACAAACGACGCACTTGGCCGCCTGCAGCATCGCCCCCCGCAGCAGCGACATGGACCAGGCGCTGACCACGATGTTGGACGACCTGGCCCGCCCCGGCTTCTGGGGCGCCGCCGAAGAGCAGGTATCCGACGCCCGATGTCGCTTCGCCCGGCTCATCGGTGCCGAGGTCGATCAGGCGGCGATCCTGCCCAACGTCAGCATCGCCGCCCACCAGGCGGTGTCCGGCCTGCGATGGCGCCGACGACGCGACCTGCTCACCACCACCGCCGAGTTCCCCGGCGTCGCCCACGTCTGGTTGGCGCAGGAGAAGCGAGGCGCACGGGTGCGCTGGTGCGGCACCCCCACCGGCCGGGTCACCTCCGCCGACTACCTGCACGCCATCACCACCGACACCGCGCTCGTGTCCGTACCCGCCGTCACCCACCGAGACGCGACACGCCTGAACATCCGACGCATCGCCGACGCCGCCCATGCCGCCGGCGCGACCGTGATCGTCGACGCCTACCAGGCCGCTGGCGTGATTCCGCTGCACGTCGACGCCCTGCGCTGCGACTACCTTCTGGCCGGCACCGGGAAATACCTGCTGGGCCTGCCCGGCCTTGCCTTCCTCTACGCCCGCCATCCGAAAGAGTCCACGCCAGCCCTGACCGGCTGGTTCGGGCGGTGTGACCCGCATGCACTCGACCCGACCCGGCTCGACTTCCCCACCCATGCCCGCCGGTTCGAGACCGGCACACCGTCAGTAGCCGCGGCCTACACCGCAGTCGCAGGGCTGTCGCTCATCGAGAACCTGAACCTGGCGGCGGTCCGCACGCACACGCAGCGGCTCCTCGCCTGCGCCGCAGACCGCCTGACCGCCCAAGGCGAAATCGTGCATCTGCCGCCAACGCCCGACGAGCGTGGCGCGCACCTCGCGCTCATCGAGCCCCACGCCTGGGCGATGGCCGCATGGCTCGACAACCACGGCATCACCGTCGCACCCCGCCGCAACGTCATCCGCCTCGCCACACACGCCTACACCAGCGACAGCGACATCGACGCGCTCTGCGACGCCATCGCCGTCTACCGAGTCAAGTCCCGCACCCGCACCCCGATCGGAGCATCGCGATGACCACCGCCGAACCCGTGCGCCGGTGGCTCGCACAGCGCCGTCCCTCGGCCGACCGCTTCCCGTACGACGCGGTCGTCACCGCCTACCAGCACCACGGCAAACACTTCGTACCCGACGAGTGGACACGCGCCTTAGCCGCCGCGAGAGACCGACTCCCACAGCTCATCGGCACCAACACCAGGTACCTGTCCGCATTCCTCGCCTGCGCGCTCGACAAGGTCGACGGGACCTACGACTACCGCTCCTACCTCGGCCTGGCCCTCCTGCGGCTACCCGGTCCCGACCAGGTGCCGCGCACGGCAGCACAGCAGCTCGCCCGGCGCGACCGCCTGCACGTAAACCTGCTGACCGACCTCATCGCCTTCGAACTACGAGCCGCCTACAACGAGCACACGCCGCTCCCTCAGATGCGCCCGGCACCCGCCCTGGTGGCCAAGCGGCTGCGACACGCGGTACGCGCGGCGATGCCGGCACTGCGCCGCCTCAGCCTCGTCGAGCACACCACGGACAGCTCACAGGTCACCCTGGCCCGGCGCGTCGTTGCCGCCGTCAGCATGGTCCTCACCGCCGAAGACCGACGCGCCCTGCAAGTCAGCATGCTGC
Protein-coding regions in this window:
- a CDS encoding aminotransferase class V-fold PLP-dependent enzyme — encoded protein: MNAATAPLPAAVRGRFPSLEQTTHLAACSIAPRSSDMDQALTTMLDDLARPGFWGAAEEQVSDARCRFARLIGAEVDQAAILPNVSIAAHQAVSGLRWRRRRDLLTTTAEFPGVAHVWLAQEKRGARVRWCGTPTGRVTSADYLHAITTDTALVSVPAVTHRDATRLNIRRIADAAHAAGATVIVDAYQAAGVIPLHVDALRCDYLLAGTGKYLLGLPGLAFLYARHPKESTPALTGWFGRCDPHALDPTRLDFPTHARRFETGTPSVAAAYTAVAGLSLIENLNLAAVRTHTQRLLACAADRLTAQGEIVHLPPTPDERGAHLALIEPHAWAMAAWLDNHGITVAPRRNVIRLATHAYTSDSDIDALCDAIAVYRVKSRTRTPIGASR
- a CDS encoding tryptophan 2,3-dioxygenase family protein; the protein is MLPGPGRTDYARYMRTDELLSLQRGPTERAHPDELLFQVVHQASELWFKLIHDDLARALQHIAADQPGAADILIQRAALSLRLVTEQLHILRHLHPARFAAFRSALGNGSGFESPGWKHLRDATTELDIAFSRMLASLDLTPVDLHRGEPSDPLYRLAETLVTLDEQIALWRTEHYTVATRIIGHGVLGTRNTPVDSLARLISHRRFPTLWEARSELTESSPRGRQSRQGPR